The Fusarium musae strain F31 chromosome 10, whole genome shotgun sequence DNA window CCTCCTACAGGACACATTGGGCCTTCTTTATCTGGAGCTATCCAACAAACAACCTGACAATCATGTCATGAAATACATCATCAGGCAGTGGAACTCAAAGTCGCTCCCTGATCCTtttgaagaaaaggatcAGGCTGCCATTGCCAAGCTTTGTAAACTCTTGTGCTCCATGAGTATGTTTGTGGAAGACTACATCAGCAAAGCCACTTCCTCAAACCCACCTCAAGCCTATCTCTGTCTTCCTCAGATCGGCGACCCAAGTAGAGGGCTCTACTACAAGGAGCACAGCTTTAGTCCAAGACATGTCACTTTAGATGATCTCACACCATCAGAACGTCATCACCTTATCTGGGCATTCATCAAATACGACATGTACTACAAGATTCAGTCACCTAAAGTGGCTTTGCTGACAGACGACAACGAACATAGTGATATGTGTGAGAAAGCATTTAAGGAACTCACCAACGGCGAGCGCGAAGCACTTTCTTGCGTTTCTGATTATGTCACTGCTGTATATGGGGCCCTCTTCACAGCATCTACACGTTGCTCAACCAGCCATGCTTCCAGTACTTTACAAGATACGCCCGCCAACCCAGCACGCCTGTTATACCCAGATAATCTTTATTTCAGCCCATTATTAGCCTTTGATGATATGAAGCTACCATCAAAATGCATTCGGGAATAtgttatttatttagcaGTCCTCGGCTTTGATCTACTCGGAGACCTAGTACGGTTTGCAAACAAAGCACAGCCCGAAGATATGCGGAGCTGGTTTTATACCATAATTTCACATGCGGAGAGATCGCAGTATCTGTCCCTTGACCACTACCGCTTCCCCTTCTTCGAAACATTCTGGAAACCAACAGTCAATCGTCGCGATGGATCGCCGAGAGCTCTCTTAGTGCAGAGATTGTTCGTTGGAGGCATTTGGAATCTCAACCAAGGGAGCGTTTTGTCATGGTACACGCTACGCATGATATTTAGACAACGAGCGTGGATTTTCTTGGATGATACTCGACTTCTCCAGAAGGGTCTCGGCCACTTCCCGGCAATCGAGGATCTTGAACACCATCCACTCCCTGAGCATGGATTGGAAACCATGCATGCAGCCGAGGAGAGACAACGACTGCGCCATTTACAACTTTGCCAGTATCGAAGAGAAGCGGGTACCAAGGATACCCAAAACGAAGGACAGGAGTATATTTTCAAGGGAATAATGAGGATTTCATCGGCCGCTTTTTTGATCAATCAGTCAATAGAGTTGTGACAACATTTTGGCAACACATCGGAACTACCTTGGCTATATAGGTGAGGTGCATCTATTCTAGCGAGGATATTAGACCTACGCATCTCAGGATATTCGTCAATGCAACTTATAATCGCTGAGGCTTTAGTTCAATCTCATGATTTATTGCTATATCATCAGACTCAGTTGTACGGTTTCATGCTTTTCGCTGGAGACGCTATTCGAAAATCGCTAGATTATGGATATTTTCTGACATAGGCTCAGGAAGAAAACCAGCCTCATTGGCTGTCAATGAGCTACATGATCCTTCAACATGACAAGTATCCAACCATCATCCATGCCTCGTATACAGACCGTTTTGGGATACGCATCGCTTTAGAGTCACTTTTAGAAGAACTTCAGCTATAGCTTAATCTACAACAAAATAATGCATTCATTATTCTAGGCTTGATATGCCTGAGCTTAAGTGTAGCTGAGCAGCCAAAGGTCTAATAAAAGGTTTTATGAACATAATGTGTCATATCACTCCTCTTTGAGTGAAACGAAAGAAAGGTAAGAGGGGCCACGACGAACTTATGGATCTGGCCTATTGCCGTGCCGTTTGCCCTGCTCAATTACATGGGTAGTTAGTTGACTTAGGCTTTCCATTAGTAAAGGAGAACCAATTCGAAAAGGCCTCGGATGCGGTGCAGATTGGTAACATAACAACTCCTGGGGCCGTGACATTGTACTCAGAGACTAGATCCATACCATCAACTGTGTTGGAGGGATCAAGCATAGACCAGCCGTTGGCATTTCCGTTACCAACAAAGCTGTTTACAGCTCTGTTACCAAGTATCAGTGGATGATTCAACATAAACCTAACGGTTTCGAATATGAGTTCCACTTACCCGTTCACGATATCTTCCTTGGTCAATCCACCAAAAGCTGTTTCTGATCCGGTCAGATCATCGAGTCCTGGCAGAGGACTGAAGAAGTTGTCGGTGCAACCAGGATTGAAGCTTCCATGGGACTCGTCGCAGGTTCGAGCTTTCCCTGTGCACCCGATCAAGTAGTACATCTTAGAACCGACACAGACCCCAGATAAATCGTAGTTCTTGGAGTTCATGTGCTTCACAATGGGCTTATCTCCACAGCCTTGCTCAGAATCGATGACACTGCAAGCGCGGTCAGTGAAAAGTCGTAATACCGCAGAGTGTTAACGTACACTGGGCCAAGTTCGGAAGATGATAGCTGCCAAGCGAGTGGAACCAGTTCCGCAAAGAGCGCCTTTGAGACCAGGGCTTGGATAGAATCGACACCAAGATCTTTGTGCTTCGTTTCGAGCATCTGGCCGTCGGTAATAGCGGTGAAGAGTAGATCAGTGTTTTCCTTAGAACCGTTGAAAAGCTGCTCATTCATCGAGACGATCTCAGCTTGCCAGATTGTAACGATTGCTATCGAATAGTTACTTATTAGTAAAGCATTAGGGAGCTGAATGACATCGGTACCTACCGCTGAGCCTAGTAGAGATGGAGTTCTCGGCACTAAGGGCACTGTCACTGCAAGGCTTTAGTCAATGTGTCCCGGAAGCGCTGGTAGCAGACGTAGCCACTTACTCTTTCAGGGTGTCTTTCGCAATAGTAATGCTGTTTGTTACCATCGGGTTCACCCAATCCTTGACAGTAGCCAATATGTTGGGATTGGCTTTGAAGTACGGCATACCCTTCAGAGCTACACATGGTTAGCCCATCATAATGCGACTCATGCAATCGACCGGTACTAACCTAAATTCCACATCGGGGATACCGCGAGGGAGAATCCAAGACCaatgatgtcaagaaggagttTGACTGAGAAATCGCTTGATTTGACAGGCGCAAAGGTGCTGGAGAGCTCTCCGACTTGAGCATTGATGTCGTTCTGGGCCCTGTCGAGCGCGTCCCAAAGGTTGAAGTGAACCTGCAAGTGATCAGCTTAAGCTTTCAACGTGGTGAATACCAATGAATTGTGCATACGCGGTAGATGGACTCCATAGAGTTGATGGCGAAATAGGCTCCCGGATGCGTGACGTCGTTGCATTGCACAACATTGGAGCCGCAGGGGTTGCCGTTCTCGATAGTACCGCAGTCGATGCCCTCTGGGCCATGGAAAAGGTTGCTGAACTATCAAAGAGTGTTAGTCATGTATCACAATTGGGTCGCGACAGCTACTACAAACCTGCTCTGTAAAGTTCAAGCCGCCAGGGAACGGATTGGCATTCCATTGATCAACACCCTACTTCCATGCCTGGTCTGCATACACAGAGTCCCAGCGAAACTTTGAATCTTTGGAGGCATCAGTAACTCCAGGGTTGGTACAGGTAACATGCTTGAAGTCATCACCCTCTCCGTTATCGCCGCCATCGCCACTAGCGTGACAAGTGCCATAACTGCAAGCGCTGTGATCCATACCAGGCCATTGGTTGCAAACTGGATCGGCATTACCCTTCTTGAATGGCAGAACCTGATAGTTACCATTGTAGATGTAGTTGGGACAGCCATCGCTAACGCACATTCCGCCGGTCGCAGTATAAACAACGTTACCACTGGGGTCCTTGACTGTGATGCGTTGAGCGCCGGTTTGAACCTCTCCAGCGCCATAGCCGTAGTTCATACCAGGGTTCAGAGGGGCTGTGTGCTCCGTGGTTCCAGAAACGGTTACCTTGTATCCCGATCCGTAGGATGGATTGAGGATGATAGCGTAGTAGAGATAGttgacatcatcatcccatCCGTCTGGCTTGCTGTAGTAAGCATCGTTGCCGTCGTAGGGACATTTCACATCTGAAAGCTCGGTTCGATACCACGCAGCACCAACGAGAACATCGCCGTTCATCGGCGTCATCTGAGAAGCTGACTGACCAGTCTTGTAAGCGTTGACGAAAGACGAGACAAGAGGTTGCCAGCCTTTATGATCCCAGGTTTCCTGGTTGGCATAGAAGTACGGTTCGGTGTCATTGTTTTGCTCAGTCCAGAGGTTTCCAACGTAATGCGCTTCAGGGCCATCATTCCACGTCTGAAACTGAACATAGTCGGGCTGGGGA harbors:
- a CDS encoding hypothetical protein (EggNog:ENOG41~CAZy:GH71); translation: MDVYASGDACYHGGKSCHGPSDYQWIWDTYKGSSAYYQVKGRPLISTFPSGGLHNETWIKWKKGLADGMFFMPNFDETDGYYDSADGWWSYWGPIVDGIFSCESAWPERKGLGGKYAGDVSIDVPVLAGAHKHEKFYMMGLSPLQYKNAYGAHVYRQGDLNLPKRMVNILNMDPQPDYVQFQTWNDGPEAHYVGNLWTEQNNDTEPYFYANQETWDHKGWQPLVSSFVNAYKTGQSASQMTPMNGDVLVGAAWYRTELSDVKCPYDGNDAYYSKPDGWDDDVNYLYYAIILNPSYGSGYKVTVSGTTEHTAPLNPGMNYGYGAGEVQTGAQRITVKDPSGNVVYTATGGMCVSDGCPNYIYNGNYQVLPFKKGNADPVCNQWPGMDHSACSYGTCHASGDGGDNGEGDDFKHVTCTNPGVTDASKDSKFRWDSVNLFHGPEGIDCGTIENGNPCGSNVVQCNDVTHPGAYFAINSMESIYRVHFNLWDALDRAQNDINAQVGELSSTFAPVKSSDFSVKLLLDIIGLGFSLAVSPMWNLALKGMPYFKANPNILATVKDWVNPMVTNSITIAKDTLKDDSALSAENSISTRLSAIVTIWQAEIVSMNEQLFNGSKENTDLLFTAITDGQMLETKHKDLGVDSIQALVSKALFAELVPLAWQLSSSELGPVVIDSEQGCGDKPIVKHMNSKNYDLSGVCVGSKMYYLIGCTGKARTCDESHGSFNPGCTDNFFSPLPGLDDLTGSETAFGGLTKEDIVNGAVNSFVGNGNANGWSMLDPSNTVDGMDLVSEYNVTAPGVVMLPICTASEAFSNWFSFTNGKPKSTNYPCN